TTGACATTAAATTAAACTACTTAATGGACCATTTAAAAGTTTCCAATTTTTATCAGCTAAAAAACTGTTACTCTTATAGAAAAACATGTCATCAGAAATTACTAATAATTTCTCAAAACAGATATATAACAGCTCCACCGAAAGTGTTGTTCAAACCTACAAAATGATGTTTCTATTGACATTTTCAATTACCCTCCTAACATTCGTAGATTGAACACATCATCCAAACAATATTCTGTTGACTAAATCACCTCAGCACCTTCTAAACAGCAACAAATTAATTTGCAAATAAcactttttaacataaaaatataagctATTGTTAGGTCAAATTGCATTTGGCAagtgaagagaaaataacacCGACAAACTATTGGGTGTCACCCCACCCCACTAATAAATCGCTTCTTAGAAGTTTCTTATTTTAGtgtataaataaacatataaaaacaaaaggatgTGATAATGTGATAAGTAAATCACATgagaagagaaggaaaaattcaattttatgttATTAGTTTGATATATCTACTCACGGTACCCTAGATTGCACGTGAAGACAATTAACAACAATGTGATTTACTTAAAACTTGGCTAATCATGCATCGATAGAGACAATAATAAGTCAACTATTAATTTACATGTCTTTTGTCATTCATATAACTCATGGAAGAAAGGGTTCCATGTgttgctttttattttattactattattattattatactaagTATAAGTTGGCAAGAACTCATAATTGATGATCCATGCAGGAAGATGCAGATAACACCTCCCTTTCATTTACCCCAGACTCGAATTTTACATCATAGTCATCATATACCAAAAACAGTACTAAATTAACGTAAATAGTTACTGATGAAGCATAGGATGCGCCAAAATAACCAAACACTTTATTTATTAGCATAATTCACAATTTTCcattttgaaaacataaacaaaaattgaagGGATAAACATAACAGCAACACAGTGGCCTAAATCCTAATTCTGTGAAAAACATAAACCAGTGGTTGAAGTCTTCTGGTTTTGTGCTTCCATTTAAGGTTTTGGAGGGTGTGTTGGAGTTGGAGTAGGTGAAGGAGGGGTGAAAATATACCCATTCTTCGGATTGATATTTGGCTGTGGATCAGCATAATCTTCAATCTCATACTTCACTATTTTGCGAATGTTGCGAATGGGATAACCCTGAAGCAAAAACACACATTCTTATTTAACACTCTTCTCCATAACCCcaaatcaaaagtaacaaaaaattcaaattttaatttattcatccATTTTCATCACAGATAAATGCACCCTTTTGAAGCCTATGTATCCATTCCCtgataatttatcttttattggtAATTTTAGTAGGTAAAAATAAGACTAAATGATCAATTTgacatttttatattgttaaccTAATTGCTTAAAGagaaaacatttataatttagtatcaaaataaaaaccaaCAGTGTGTTAAATTGTTccttaaaaaaacatataatgaTAACAAAATACCTCACAAGACTTAATTATAAAGAGTAATAAATAATTCAGAGATTTTTAGCAACACCAatcagaaaaaggaaaagtaaaacTTAACAAAAACAAACCACTGTTGATGAAGGAACCGTCTTTACCTGATGAGTCTCCATCATTGCCACCCGGCCGAATCCTTAAAAttcacaaagaaaaaaacataaacatcaGAACAACCATGGAATCAAACAAAAGGGCAAACCCGAAACAGAACACAGAGAAGAAAAAAGCGGTAATTTGATTCGACAATGGTGGAGAGTTAGAAATGGCATACCGTGAtgtaaagagagaaagagaagcgaagaaagaagaagaagcatgAGAAAACGTGATTGAGGCATGAATCGTTTATGCAGAAGAAAGGTAGAGAGAGTttgaaaaagagtgaaaaaagGTGAGTGTGTAGGAGAGTGCAGAGTATAGGAATGCGAAAAGAGCAATAATTTTAGGAACCGACTTTGGGTTAAGGTGAGATCCAACCATACTTATGAGTTACGAAACTCTGTGTCTTTTATTTGGTTAGTTCTAAATGCAAAAGTGATAACAAACACTACAACAACTGTACATTCCGCTATTCTTGTTCATTAACACCATTCACGCGCCTTCTTACTTATTATTTACATGTCACAaacacttttataatttattattattaatatagatTCTACAATTAATCTTTAATATctaagggttaaatatatttatatttttagagaaAAGTGACATGGCACTGTGTGATATGTTCACGAAGGGCATCTGAAGCTGTGCTTGAATCTTGCACCGCAAGCTGTGATTCCAATGAGACAACTGTGGAGAACTTTTGAAAGTTAGCTTCTTTTCAGTTCCTTTGCCATGCTTttgtgataaataaattttatatatggtAAAGAAACATAATCTTAGTAGTATTTTAGTTGGGTTTGGAATCCTTAAAACCATTAAAGTTAATGGAGATTTGCATTTAACTAATGCATAACAATGGGCTACTTTTTGTTGGCAATATATAAAGGGTTTTTTTCCACTGACAAAAGTTAGTATAAAATATGGCCTTTCACATTTTGGCCCAAGTGGGATTCACTACCTTATTCTTCCACTAACAAAAGTTACTActcttttctcatttttttagtatttttttttcttttaggttaaatagatgaacaaaattcatattatttttaaataatgataggtgaacacaattttttttaccacaTTTTAACACAACACacttatcatttttttcattgattttaGAGTATAtcagtataataataaataaataatgaatcaGTGAGAAAATAATATGTGTATtgtattaaaatgttgtaaaaaatttgtgttaaaacataatttttcttaattttaacttgacaaaattaaatattattataatttaatatctttttaaataagGTAGGTTgattaatatgaaaatgtttttcttgTCTTTATATTCAtctctattttaaaataagtcaTACATTGATaatatcatgtttttttttcataaaaaatgttatttaataattatattaaaaagactTTGAGTTTAATTTAGATGTCAAAAGCTACCTTAACAAAAAGGTAATTTAATACAAACTCTTTGTTTTGTTTGGATGTCAAAAGCTACCTTGACAAAAAGTTGCTCTAAATCAACCGTCCCTAGCAAATGTCAAACaagtttaattgtttgtttccAAGAAGTTACAATGAGGAATAACTTTAGAGGTAAAGAAAGAGTATGAGTGAGTACCTAAGTCTCTTTGGTACAAATTCTTCAATtcctttgaaccttaaaaatGAAAGCATTCTGGTTTGTTGTATGATTAGGCTTCAAGCCCCTTCAAGGAGGTTTTATGATTAGTCTTTGGAGATATTGTCCTTTATTTAAAGAAGGTTGGAACCATATCTAGTTATGTTCAGATTTTCTGTCATAGAGACGAAACTCTCAttcaatgataataataatatgtggATTATAAACAAAAAGTCAATGAAAAGCATCAAGGTTACATTCTGAAAGGAAGAAACCAGAACAAAAAGTTCAATTTGAACTCccattcttattcttatttatcCACATATAAGGTCAGGAAAACAAACTCACTATACTatgtacttatatatatatacacacatgaACTAAGAAAACCATTTAAATAAAAGGGAAGAGGGTAAAACTGCCTAGATGTCACCTAAGAAAAGGTATGAAAAACCATCTTGCTCTTTCTTCGGTTGGCTGACAACAGAACTAACTCTTCTTACAAACAAGGCTGGTGAACCAATGCGGCTTTACAATTTGTGTTTCCCTCAGGACCGGTTGAACACTGCCAAATCAGTTTGCTGCACCTAAAaacataatcactagtttataTCAGCTACATGGCTATGAGGTCTCATGAAACTTAAGTGACCTTGACAACGCTGCAGGATTGGCCTGCAATACTGGTGAGGCTTGGATTGAATGGTTTTTCTCATCAAGCTTTGAAGGGAAGCCTTTAAAGAGTGTTTCCCTAGGAACTGAGTCAGCCTTGTCATTTTTAATCCCCAGTGTTGTCCATATAGTGCTTTTTTCTGCTTCTCCAGAGTCATCAATCCTTAGAGTTTTTGGAACCCACAGGCACTTctctttgttgttttctttgttgtgtCCATCCTCATCACCACCAGATTCATTTGATTTCAGAATGTTGTCTTCCCTTGAATGTTTACCCAAGGTTGGTGAGTTAGAGCCAGAATTTGAAGTTGCACCCTTCGGTGAGGATGGTTGTGCTACCCATGGGATGTTCCATGCACCAGACACAGCACAACCCCAATAAACTGCAGCAGGATAGAGTGGCATGGCGAATCCGGGGGGACAAAAAGGAGGAGGTGGTACTGGAGAACTCCACTGCACTGGATTCCATGGAATAGGCCAAGAGTTACCGGTATAGTAAGGAACCTGTGGTGGGAAACGATGACAGTTTGGCATAGCTTGTTCTTGGGCTCCATTGGTGCTTGCACCTTCCACTGACTTTGTAGAGGTAACTGAAGATTTACTGGATTGATCATCTCTTTTTTCTCCACTGGCATGTGGAACTGGAACTTTTAGTTCTTCAGGTTTATAAAATCCATTTCTTGCATAGTTGTGCACGGTTTTATCAGCAAGGTTCAAAACGGATGCGATTGATTCACACAAGGGTGTATCAGATCCAAATGTAAGGACTGCCCCATTGCATTTCAAGGAAGGATGATACGCTCCATTTGGCAAGTCTAGTTGAGGATTCTGGAGGGCAGCATCAGGAACAGTTATCTGGCGATAGTGAGAAGACGAGCTCTTGTTCTTCCTGCGACCAGCACCTACAGGAACATTCCTCATAGTCCCCCCAGCAGTCCAGTATCTCTGGCAATTCTTGCAGAAGTGACGGGGTTGGTTGACATTGTAATTATTGTAGTAGCAGAACTTGGTATCCATACTATTACAGCGGGGACAAGGAAGTATTTTATCTGGTTTTTTGAGGTTCTTATCCTGTGACTTACTTGTCTCGCTTAGTTCTTCTTCAGTTTTCGAGGTTTTCAATGTAGTGGTCTCCTTGTCAGTTGGTTCAGTAATGGATTCTTCACAGGTTCCAGAGACCGTATCTGGATTGTTGACCTCTTCTAATGATTGGGTTGGGGCTTCCTTCTTATCATCAGCTGGTTTTTCTCCCAGTGAGTCCTGGATTCATGAAAACCCTACTAAGTATATTGCCATTCACTGATTTTTATCATGAACAATGTAACAATCAAACGGATATcagaacaaaaacatattttgtgcCTTCTGCAAGTAAATACAATCATCCCAAGTCAAACATGATAaacattaaaaactaaaagttaCCTATTACGCAGATTAAAAGACTTAAGAAAATATACATACAACAACATTGAATTGTACTACACATTAGAGGAGCACTGCATTAGAAGAAAACATTGCATGGAAGGCTACTTCATTAGAAGAAAACAGAATTCGAGCAGCACTGCACAAAAAACACAACATGGAATTTACTACAGAATCGTAGCTCTGGCCATATATCGCCGGCCACATTTTCCCATCAGCTGTATGGAATCCATGGAGCAACATCAACTGTCAAAATCTATTTTTATGTATTCTATCCGCAAATCAaacattttattcaattttcttaaaaggGTTGACGCTGGAAATATGATCATCTAATGCTGGCTCAAACCAAGAGAAAAAGAGTATGACTGAAATTTTCAAAGTTGAAActtgcagaaaaaaaaaacaaggtaCGGAAATCTTGAGGAGACCGCTCGTCGTTCACCTTTTGTGAGACAGAACAGAACAGaacataaatttcaaataagaCAAACCTAACCATGGATGAAAAGAAAAGTGGAATAAACAATGAAATCCAAGACAGAAAAACATAGGAAATTTACTCATGATGTTACCGTGGAAGGAAATTAACTCATGATGGAAAGAAGGCTATTTCCATTCTTCTTCTAGACTTTTCAAAACCCATACAGATGTTAGAACTCAAATAGAAAAATACTTTTCACAAACATGCGGTCATAACCAAGTAagaagaaccaaaagaatcctgTAAAAATGAATGATTTATTATCACACAGttatataaagaaagaaagtatAACTCCGATATTGTAAAGCATGAAAGTAACAAGGTTTTGAAATCTAGAAGCTCAGAAGAGACCGATTTCTCAAACATGGCTAAATTCATATTTCAATCTCAGAACCTGGCAGTATCAGACTAACCAAACTACTGAAGAACAAATCCTAATGTCTATCTCGTATAAAATTAATcgtttattttttcaaaaactttcactttctgtttcaaacacaaaacaaaccaATCCAAACCATACACCCAAAATTCTCTTGAACCACCAAAAATTCAAGCTTCAGTAAGTCAAAAACAACAGTAGAACCACTGAATggggattgaaaatttgaaacaaaCCACCAAATCACTCCCCAGATTGAAACAAACCCCACAAAAACCAATTAAACACTGAACTCCTCGAAAAAAACatcaataacaaaacaaaagttcAGAAACTACAACACAGGCCAGAAAACCAAGTCAACGGAATTTTCAATGCCCGGGCCAAATTAATTTTTCCAACATTTCAAATAAAGGGTCACGCTCAAAATACCAAATTCCCAAACCCCAAAATCTCCATACCTCGTCCACAACACCTTCCTCTCGCGTATGAGACTCCAGGGAGGAGTTGGAGGAAGAAGCATGGCTGTGTTCAACACTGTCATCAACAAGGTCACCGGAAGACGAAGCCGGAGCTCCGGCGGATCCAGTCGGAATCTCCGACAAGGGGATCGTCTTCCCGAAGAGCTTGATCGTCGGGTCTTTTGGCTCCGACATTTCtggtaataaaaaaagaatcttttatttttgtatttgtctgaaaggggaaaaaaataaaaactgaaaaaggttagagagagaaagggaaaaagTGTAGATAGAGAGAGAATGGGTGTGACACGTTGTGTGAGAGTGTGGTTGTTTGTGCGTTTTGTTGTTGATCCGGTGAAGCAGGTAGGAGTGCCACATCAGAATGTACCTGCAATTTCAGCCACAAGCTTCTTTGTGGCCTTAAAAagatctttctttttcttactttttgcttctcttttctctctctcctttgCTTTCTCCTTTCTCATGCTCAACCAAATAttcacacacacagacacacacgtTTGGGTATCTATCACTCTGCGTGTCTGTCTCCAATCCTAGTTTCCACCAACACATTCTTCACTTTACTTGCTTTTCAACTTCTCCCAATCAataactctcttttttctttcttttttttgctATTGCACCTGCAAATACTCTAAAGTTCTACACAACTTGCACTTTTCTTCCAATGTAACTGCCACTTGTTTTGCGTACAATGTTTAGAGTCCTTTCAACTTCGGAATTTGGATTgtcaaaaattatatatatattaaatgtttaagtttcttaaatttaaattctggACTTGGCTAATTCATAAAAGTAAATTTGAGATCTGTTTGTCTAGCTTATTTATAGTTTCAATCTATTATGTTTCATGACTTGGTTGATCAAAAGAGCATAACTTATTGGTTATTAAAATAGAAGTTTCAAAGTCAATTTAACCAACAATTGCACTCTAAATATATTCATTGGGAGTGAGTTATTCGTGAGTTTTTAATGTAAGTTTTTAAGGTTTGGATTTgattcttataaatattaaacGTAATTTCGAAGttgtactttttatttttatttaactaagtaaatgaatttaaatttttgttgacTTGAGATTAAATAACAAAagttaattatcttttatatcttttagaCTTTTACTACTTCATTAtcttctttattaaattaaaaaaaattgtttttattttattttcattaatcttATCATAAAAAGATATACTCTTATAtcttaaagtaaatataaatataacatattaaattacaATCCCTTACCAAGTCAATAAAATAAGCTTACACTAAGTTTAATGATTTAGAAATTATCAGCAAGTTATATTTGTATTGCACACAAATGATTTATTGACCGTACTttcttaagttaaaaacttgtgagaaaattttcaacaatTAGTTTATGATTCATCAAACTGTATTAATCAATAAACATAAAGATGAAACATTAACGtagaaaagtaatataataatgtgtataaatataattagaaaaaatataagagAGTTTGATTATTTTGACTATAATGAAATAGGATTTAGCAACTCATAGAGAatgacaaaatataaataaaaagatgaagaaattgTTATACGGATATAGTTTCCACGAGATGAATGTCACAAGTTTCTTTTCTTTGCACTTTGTTCCCTTCCTCTTTATATGTTCATATATGAGATttgaaatcaaaagaaaaacattccATAAACGACTTGTTAAACTAAAACTTGGACTTGTTAGTGCAATGTTTGTAACAATGCTTTCATGTTTTCAGCCTACAAAACTTGTTGGGTTATTAGCTCTTGCTAGGTGAGACCTGATGACCATGACCAAAATATGTTGCTTGCTAGTCCATGTTTTAATTTAGCATTAAGAAGGTTGGTTGAGTTTGAAGTCATTTTGACTAAACGAGGAACCATGTTGTTTTGGTTAACTTTGCTTTCTACCTATTCCTTTTATTCTTCtaacttttcttctttattaaatcTTCGAAAAAGAGTTTTAAAATGTTAGATACATCAATAAGAAAATACAATTGGcatctttgttgtttgttggtaTCGTTAtggtaaaagaaattatatccTATCACATGATTACATCcatatctcattttttttattcaggaataattttttgaatattatttgaactaattacaataatttattatgtttatataaattatcCTTGATTATGactattgttttattttaaccgttttaaagaataattcagGAGTGGAGTAAATAATTtactattgaaaaaaaaaagatattagaACAAggtataaaatcaattataaatttaattaaaaatatgatatcaattttgtaaatattgaaaaatatattaaatcagttGTAGCATAAACCAATCTAATATGTTAGTAACTGATCTAATATgttagtttaagaaaaaaaaaagtaaaaatttttgGTGAACCTATTAAATCCGTTATGATAAGAATCGATGTATTATAGGGAATATTAGATTTAATATAATCCATTTTCAAAGTCAACGTGAAACTCTATTCTTTTCTCCCTCTTCTTCCCTTATGTTTCACGGTCATTATTTTGTAatgtgaatttttttcttcttgttccaTTGGTGAAGCTTCCATTTCATTTTTGTCCTTCATTAttaaaactttcattttcattCCTTCTTTTCACTCAATGAAAACGTTAAGATCACTTTCATTGCTCTGTGTCAGAAAGTAATCGATGTTGTAGAAGTAAccattgttattgttgttgctcTTTCCCTTCTTCCATTGGTGTTCAGAGGATTCCTTCCATCCAAAAATAGATGTTAAACATAACTCTTTGTGTTAAATTTGTCTTTTGATTAATCCTTTTTGTTATCCATAGGAGTATGTTAAAGTGATAGAATCAAGTCATATGAAACTCATGCTATTAGAGTTGGAAATTGGGAAAGCAAGAAAGCACGAGAGACACTAATTTTTGTGTCACGCTagcctttttttttcctttgtgtGTGCAACATTATGAGTATATCTTGCTACATTTTTCTTATTAgtctttttattatatgaaatagTTATTGTTGCTTTGGAAATTGAATATAGACAATGGGTTGAAGAGCAACATAGGCAGAGTGAAGAACTTAGACTTTCATTTCAAACTCATGTGATGTTTGAATATAATGGTTccaaatgttttaaatatttagattaGTTTTTCATAATAGGTCTAATATGCCTTTGACATATTACATTGATGCATATTAAATTGATTTCGAAATAGATCTAATATACACTTCAGAGTTGATCTAAtttatctattctttttattagtgattaaatatataacaagataattaaatcttaaaatgaTACTAATAAACTTGGTCCTTTCATAACAAACtaagttaataataatagtaataattttatataaaatagtcATTACAAAGGTATAAAATGGATTTTGTTAAATATACCTCtatgtcataaaaaaaagagagactTAAGCTAAGTTATCTTAGATgccaatcaaacaaaatggaaGATTTCATTGCCATGATTGGAAGGTTTtcttaacattatttttcacAACAGACTTGTTTTCGAATAATGATCAATTTGAATTTGAACTTTGTCTagctttttaaatttttttattctgaattaattataatttattagtta
This sequence is a window from Vigna angularis cultivar LongXiaoDou No.4 chromosome 2, ASM1680809v1, whole genome shotgun sequence. Protein-coding genes within it:
- the LOC108328595 gene encoding uncharacterized protein LOC108328595, which encodes MPQSRFLMLLLLSSLLFLSLHHGFGRVAMMETHQGYPIRNIRKIVKYEIEDYADPQPNINPKNGYIFTPPSPTPTPTHPPKP
- the LOC108329623 gene encoding cyclic dof factor 2 — its product is MRKEKAKEREKREAKSKKKKDLFKATKKLVAEIAEMSEPKDPTIKLFGKTIPLSEIPTGSAGAPASSSGDLVDDSVEHSHASSSNSSLESHTREEGVVDEDSLGEKPADDKKEAPTQSLEEVNNPDTVSGTCEESITEPTDKETTTLKTSKTEEELSETSKSQDKNLKKPDKILPCPRCNSMDTKFCYYNNYNVNQPRHFCKNCQRYWTAGGTMRNVPVGAGRRKNKSSSSHYRQITVPDAALQNPQLDLPNGAYHPSLKCNGAVLTFGSDTPLCESIASVLNLADKTVHNYARNGFYKPEELKVPVPHASGEKRDDQSSKSSVTSTKSVEGASTNGAQEQAMPNCHRFPPQVPYYTGNSWPIPWNPVQWSSPVPPPPFCPPGFAMPLYPAAVYWGCAVSGAWNIPWVAQPSSPKGATSNSGSNSPTLGKHSREDNILKSNESGGDEDGHNKENNKEKCLWVPKTLRIDDSGEAEKSTIWTTLGIKNDKADSVPRETLFKGFPSKLDEKNHSIQASPVLQANPAALSRSLKFHETS